gtttgtttaagaACCTCGTCTATACTTTCCCCAATTATTTACTGAAAAGGCTTTTATGGTTTATTTTGTATTGTGGCATGAAGTGCATGGGATTCTGTCAGTTTCTGGAAGTAACACTGCATGTGATAAATTCAATCTGATACGTAGAGCTTCGATTTTCACTTTTAAGAAACAACTCAGCAATCTTGCAGCTACTGTAACCACTGCATTGTAAGATTTTCACATTCCCCTCCAGTTATCAAATATGATACCATGCTACTTGTAAAGTATTTAATCTCTACTCGTTTATAAAATGTATTCTAATGAAAAGTAATTAGTTTATGAGACGGTACAAATAAAGACTTGTTTAACAAAGTCCACTAACACTCAGCGTGCCTAGGATTTGCTAAAAATCTTAATGTAAGATGCTGTGTGCATTTAACGCAGACTAGAAAcggggggggtaggggggtaCCTTAAAACAAGTCATTGTCACTGCAGTTACTAACCTTATGTCTTCCTCTAATTTTGTAATTCCCAAGTTTCCCATCAGCGTACATGATGAGTTTATCCATCCTGGACAGAAGGTAGCCTATATTTTCACATCCTTGTTCATTGCCCTCCACCCACAATATCTCGTCCCCGCGAATAGCCTTAGTGCTGCCTGATTTCTGACTTGCCAGCTCTCCATCCTGGAATTTGTCACTCAGGTGCAGAGCTTTGACTTCTTGCAAGACTTTGTCTCCAGTTTTGTGTCCCAGGAAATTGTCTACTATGCACAAGCCGTAGGAGTTCATGCAGGGCACGATGTACTGTACCACTAGTCTCTGGCCACTTCGGTGTTCCTTAGGAGGAGCCCTCTTACGAGGGGTTAGATTCAGAGCGCGCGCTCTGGCACTGGACTCCCCTGCTTTCACTGGGCAAGTGCCTCCTCCTCCTGGGCATCTCGACGGGTCAACTTGCTGCGCCTCACTCCTGCCCTGGGCTGTCTCGCTGCTCTCGGGGTCATCTGCATCGATCAAAATCGTTTTCATGCTGGCTACCGATTCGCAACTGCTCTTGCCTCCTGGCGGCCCGGCTCCCCAGCTCGTTGCCATTTGCAGTGCGGTCCCCCGTCCCCGTGCATTGCTCACATGCTGCTGCGAGCCCTTGAGCCGGGCGAGGGAATGGGAAGTGCCATGTTCCACCAACAGGATGCTACAGAGGACAAGCCGCCGGGCGGGAGCGTGCACACGTACCGGCGGGAGCGCGCAGGCTCacccgccccctcctcctcccagcagTACCGCCGCCTCCATCCCTGGGGGACCGTGGCTGGGAACAGGCCAGTTCCAGCGAAGCGCACGAAGGCCGAACGTGCAGAACGCAGCAGCCCCCGCCTGCAAGGTGCCTTTCCTCCCCGCTGAAAGACACCAGTGATTGCCCAGGGGACAAGCTGGGTGCGGTTCATTTTTGGCCCTAAACTCCCAAATTAGACCATCAAAaacgcgggcgggcgggcgggcgggacCTCAATGCAGCTGTAAGTAGGAGGGCTGCACAAACCTGGATCCAGTTACAGGAGCTTGCTGGGTCCCAGCAAAAAGTTGGCCATAAAGCCCCAAAGTTGAGTACCTTAGAAAAGTCTAGCCTCTCCTGCACCAAAAAATGCTAGAGTCTGGCACAGGACTGCTGCAAATCTACACTTGGCTCCAGAGGGATCCTGCCAATTGTTGGCACCACTGCCCAAATAGATAATAACTGTAGCTGCCCCAGGTGCCACCAAGAATATCCTGCTCCCATGCAGGCTGGAACATGACAGGTGCAAAACCCCAGATTCAACACCTAGATCCAGTTAGATCCTGGTAATTCTTGCCTCAGAATCCCTAAATTCCTCTTTCACTTAAAAGAATCTGAGGCGAGCTGGTCCAACAGGAGTGGAAGAACCTGGATCATCCCAGTTTATAATCTACATAGAGGAAAAAATGCAGCAGCTCCTCTACATCAAAAATCCTAGACCTTGTTGCAAAATGGTGCAGCAGCACAACAAAAATATGTATCCAACATCTGGATTCGGCTAGGTCCAATTAGTTTTTATCTGAAACCCAAGAATTCTATCAGCTATACAGAAAAGTGCATCTGCTAAAATTCCACTGCAAAAATCCAGACCCCAAAGCATGCTGCATTCTATCTTAATTATTTTACAGGTAGCATTTGCAACAACAAATGCCATAGTTTAGGTTGCACACACATTTCCATTACAGCTAAGCTATAGGACCAAATGGTCCCTGATAATAGCACGTGTGCATGGAGGATGTAAATTTTCACCTGCCATTCAGGCCCTGTGCAAGGAATAATCCTAGCACCCCAAGAGATGCAAATTGCCCCAAAGGGGAATGGAGAGAAACTGGGACCATGGCCCTATTATCCATCTGCACCAGCCCACACAACAAGCCCAGCCCATTGAGGAGCAAGATGTACCAACCCAAGGAACAATGTAGCATGTGTTTATTGCCCTGCAGAATGGGGAGCACCCAATGAAATTTTGCTTCCTGAAGCACTTTGCCTCACCAAGCACTTGCTGGAGATGCTTCACACAACCCCCTACCATGGCAAAATGCCACAGTATAGCCAATAATTATGTTACAAATGTAACAAAGTAAAGGTGTGTGAAGCTAGGCTTATTTATAAATGTCATCTCAATATCTGGATGTACAAAAAGCCTTATTCATAATTGTTGTGACATCTTGTAaatagaaaacttgtctttcAATGATatatgaactgcccctctgccatcCTACATCTTCATTTTTGAAAGATTCTATTTAATTCTCAATTAGAAGCCCTGAGGATATTATAAGCTTATTGCTTACATTTACATTTGCAGTAGTTTCTCTGTAATACATGCAGTAAAGTGTGTGTTGATAGCATGGTATTAATGGCTCTTGTTTGGGATGACTTGCATAACTCATTAGTACCAGTAAAGCCTTTATACTACATTATACATACCATTGTGTAGTTTTTAATGCCACATGTTTTACGGATGCACTATCTTAAGATacctttcagagtggtagtcgtgttagtctgtatcagcaaaaaaactgaggagtacttgtggcaccttagagactaacaaattgatttgggcataagctttcgtgggctaaaacccacttcatctgaggcatgcagtggaaaatacagtaggaagatatatatacgcagagaacatgaaaaaatggtgttgccataccaactgtaatgagaccaattaattaaggtgggctataataagcaagagaaaaaaaaccttttgtagtgatcatcaggatggcccatttcaaacagttgacaagaaggtgtgagtaacagtagggggaaaaattagcatggggaaatagtttttactttgcgtaatgacccatccactcccagtctttattcatgcctaatttaatggtgtctagtttgcaaattaattccaattctgcagtttctcattggagtctgtctctgaagtttttttgttggggaattgcgacttttaggtctgaaattgaatgaccaaagaggttgaagtgttctccgactgggaagtgagctgtagctcacgaaagcttatgctcaaataaatttcttagtctctaaggtgccacaagtactccttttcttttttggtttttgaatgttatcattcttgatgtctgatttgtgtccatttgttcttttgcatagagattgtccggtttcgccaatgtacatggcagaggggcattgctggcacatgatggcatatatcaccttggcagatgcgcaggtgaatgagcctctgatagcgtggctgatgtgattagatcctatgatggtgtcccttgaatagatatgtgggcagagttggcaacgggctttattgcaaggataggttcctgggttagtgtttttgttgtgtggttgctggtcagtatttgcttcaggttgtcgCCTATAGAATACACTgaaatactgacttttttttttttttttggtcctaacAGGAtcaactgttttttccccctatcTTGCAAGTTTTCAGATTTTGCTTAGTAACTTGTGAATCATAAATCACTTTTTGATTAAGAAATTGGATTCTTTTTAAACAGGCATCACCCCCCTCTCGCAAAATCATATTCCAGTGTTTCTAGAATTAAACACTAAATCCCAGTGATATAAGTACAGGTCTGCACAGAACACTGCTCTCTACTGAACCACAGATTCATAGGTTACCAATGAAGAGACAGAAACTGTAGCTAGTTTATATGCAACTGTCAGGGGTAGGTGGGGGAAGCTATCGGGGTATGAACAGAGTTTAGTAGAAATAGTATTTTAttgtagagaatttttttttaattggatatgctttttttttttttctttttaggagatATAAAGGAACCCTGAAAGCTTCATAGCATATTTGCCTGCTTTTTAGCTTAGAAATAACAGTAGTGTCAgatctctttttccttttctattcTAGAGGGATCTCATGGGACCCTCAGAGTCATATCTGCAAACTTTGAAACGTTTACAGAGCCAAATAGCAAACCCACATGTTATCTAAAAGGTGACCTTTATCGATGGGATGAGGGTGTGGAATCTCTACCAAAGGCTTCTGTCAGGGTGTGCTCTACTCACCACTGGGTGGGTGTCTCCTTCTAGCAATTCTAGGAATTAGCTTCACCTAGTTCAGCACCCCCTTTCTGGTCTTTCAACACACAGCTCTCCTCCCACTCACAAAGTCACAGTACAGCAGCTACATGACTCGGCCCTCCAGCCAGATCAGCCATGTCCCCTGCCAGGGGAGTCTTTTCAAGTCTTTCTGCACCAGCAGCATCAGTCCTCATGCCTGATGCCCTATGTCCCtccctcagggcttgtctacgctaccaCACAGGGTCGATccaagttacgcaacttcagctacgtgaatagcgtagctgaagtcgacgtatttagatctacttaccgcagtgtcttcGCTGTGGTAAGTTGATAGCtgacgctctcccattgactccacttgcgcttctcattctggtggaggaccagagtcaatgggagagtgctcaatGTATCGCATCTAtagtagatgcgataaatcgaccccaatggatcaatcgctgcccaccaatccagcaagtagtgtagacaagccctcagtcttcCTATTCACTGCCCCTAGCAATACCACTCTACAGTGGATGGTAGGGGAATCCAAGATGaccctctgctctgggttctGGTCCAGGGCCCTACAGCAAACAGTTAAATTGTATGGCTAGACCTACCTTACTGGTCTCTTCCCTGGAATACTTCCTGCCAAGCTTCCCAAAGCTTTTCGCTTTCTAGCCTTCCTACTAAGATCCTTCTCTCTTAGGCCTGCTAGGTAAACACTTTCTCAGAGGTTCCACAGAGAGACAGACTGCACTGCAGGCTTCCTCCATGTAGCCTTACACTGTTGCTAGCCTCCTGGTTTTATGGAATCACTGCTtgttccctcacaggtgagctACCTTCTAGTTAGTGCCCTCCACACAGCCTAAATCTCCCCTATTTGCAGCTTAATTGGCCAATTGCGCCTTCCTGGCCTAATTCTACTCTCTCAGGGCCATTTGGagagcacaccccatcacagcttTCTTTCTCCAAAATTCAAGTTAGACATTGAAGTTGTATAAACTGTTCACACACAAcactccacaccccaccccatccccaaaatTGACTATTCTTCTACTCTCAATTGCTCATCTTTTACTCTTTTGGCTCTTATTACGTcatcatttcactagttctcctGTCATAACCAATGTTTCAAGACAGTttagacctgaatttctaatattaaaacacaaacaaaacaacatccaggaaaaaaaataagagagagagagagagagacatcctTTTAGGCCTTCTTTATaaatcataaagaagcaaaagaaaagtAAAGAGCACAAATCCagtaattttttcccttttgcagatcacctttaaagTTAAGCAACTGACTTGTACTTTTCCAGTTCTATTAGCTGGTCAAAGGAAGCAGCTTGTTAGCTGCATTTTAATCATTCAAGGCTCCACTGTGAGGTTCTGAGTACATACTATTTTAGTACACTTTTAATTTGACTCTGGGAGTTCTCCTTCTATCCACTAAAAATGAAATTCCATTAGACTCCCAACTATGATCGTCCAGCTGAAACTCCAATAACAGTACAATTTTTGAAAAGCTGTTCTATAGGTGATCTgcaaaggattttattaaaaactgagcTTATGCTCTTTCTTGCTTATTTATGATGTACATAAAGGCCTGAAAAGTTTTTATCAAGAGAACTTTTTTGTGTGCACATTTATTTGTCTTTTAATCCTAGAAATGTCAGAAATATTAACTCTGTCCTTACCTAGTTTTGCTGGAGAATTGCTTGACAGACTCCAAGTATGTGAATTTagctcttagggtatgtctacacataatgctacagtggcacagctgtgtcactgtagcacttcagtgtagacacaacctatGCCgacgggagggattctcccatctgcgtaggtaatccacctccccaagaggcattAGGTAggtcagtgtttttcaaactgtgggttgtgatCCACTACTGGGttgccttgctctggtcagcaccgctagtaggctagtgcctaccttttccaacactgcgctgtgccccagaagcggcaAGCAGCGGATCTGGCTTCTAGGCGgcgggggccacggggctccgcgAGCTGCCCCCGCTCCGAGCATCAgctccagttcccagccaatgggaactgaagggggtttcagagtagcagccatgttagtctgtatctgcaaaaagaaaacgagtacttgtggcaccttagaaaataacagaacgccactagccatcaccttcagcccccaactaaaaccactccaacgcatcatcaaggatctacaacctatcctgaaggacgacccatcactctcacagatcttgggagacaggccagtccttgcttacagacagccccccaacctgaagcaaatactcaccagcaaccacacaccacccaacaaaaacactaacccaggaacctatccttgcaacaaagcccgttgccaactctgtccacatatctattcaggggacaccatcatagggcctaatcacatcagccacactatcagaggcttgttcacctgcacatcttccaatgtgatatatgccatcatgtgccaacaatgcccccctgccatgtacattggccaaactggacagtctctacgtaaaagaataaatagacacaaatcagatgtcaagaattagaacattcaaaaaccagttggagaacacttcaatctctttggtcactcaattacagaccaaaaagtggcaattcttcaacaaaaaaacttcaaaaacagactccaacgagagactgctgaatttgaattaatttgcaaactggatacaattaacttaggcttgaataaagactgggagtggatgggtcattacacaaagtaaaactatttccccatgtttattccgcccctttcccgcaccccccactgttcctcagacgttcttgtcagctgctggaaatggcccaccttgattatcactacaaaagattctcccccctctcccccggttgtaatagctcaccttactgatcactctcgttacagtgtgtatggtaacacccattgtttcatgttctctgtgtatataaatctctccactgtattttccactgactgcatgcgatgaagtgagctgtagctcatgaaagcttatgctcaaataaatttgttagtctctaaggtaccacaagtactcctttttctttttgagggggGTTGATGCTTGCGTGCCTtcgcctaggagccagacttgctgctggctgcttccagggtgcagtgcggtctgtggtgccaggacaggtgggaagcctgccttagcacccccactgcgctgctgaccaggagctgccagaggtaagtctGCGCCTcagccccaagcccctgccccagccctgagccccacccttAAACCTGGAatgccttcctgcaccccaaagacctcatccccagccccaacccagagcctgcaccctcagcccagagccctgacccccctcctgcatcccaaaccccagctctgagccccaccccaaacctgggacccctcctgcactccaaaccccttatccctggccccaccccagagcctgcacccccagcccagagccctgactccatccagcaccccaaccctctgccccagcccagagccccctcccacaccctgaacccctcattcccagcctcaccccgcagccctcacccctgccccccaatcctctgccccagccctgagccccttccacaccccaaacccctcatccccagctctgttgggtcatgggcatcagcaattttcttcaactgggtcccggGAGAAAAAGTTTGAAGACCACtgagctaggtcagtggaagaattcttttcaCACCCCAGTGCAGGG
This DNA window, taken from Dermochelys coriacea isolate rDerCor1 chromosome 6, rDerCor1.pri.v4, whole genome shotgun sequence, encodes the following:
- the EGLN3 gene encoding prolyl hydroxylase EGLN3 isoform X1; the encoded protein is MATSWGAGPPGGKSSCESVASMKTILIDADDPESSETAQGRSEAQQVDPSRCPGGGGTCPVKAGESSARARALNLTPRKRAPPKEHRSGQRLVVQYIVPCMNSYGLCIVDNFLGHKTGDKVLQEVKALHLSDKFQDGELASQKSGSTKAIRGDEILWVEGNEQGCENIGYLLSRMDKLIMYADGKLGNYKIRGRHKAMVACYPGNGTGYVRHVDNPNGDGRCITCIYYLNKDWDSKLHGGILRIFPEGKSYVADVEPIFDRLLFFWSDRRNPHEVQPSYATRYAMTVWYFDAEERAEAKKKFRNLTDAGKTEAALHED
- the EGLN3 gene encoding prolyl hydroxylase EGLN3 isoform X2 — its product is MATSWGAGPPGGKSSCESVASMKTILIDADDPESSETAQGRSEAQQVDPSRCPGGGGTCPVKAGESSARARALNLTPRKRAPPKEHRSGQRLVVQYIVPCMNSYGLCIVDNFLGHKTGDKVLQEVKALHLSDKFQDGELASQKSGSTKAIRGDEILWVEGNEQGCENIGYLLSRMDKLIMYADGKLGNYKIRGRHKLHGGILRIFPEGKSYVADVEPIFDRLLFFWSDRRNPHEVQPSYATRYAMTVWYFDAEERAEAKKKFRNLTDAGKTEAALHED